Genomic segment of Streptomyces alboniger:
TACTCCCGTACTCACGTACTCCCGTGGGCCCTTTTGCCGTCTTCCGGCGTGTTCTCCGTAGGCCCTGTCCCGCCGATTATGGGGCGGTCGGCGGGGGGAAGTCGGTGGTAAAAACTCCCCTTTTCGCGGGGGAGGAGGAAGGGGGAACGATGCTCAGGAGTGCGCGATCACCCCCACTTCCAGATCCGCGACGACTCCGTAGTGGTCGCTCGCCCATATGCCGTCCACGGGCTTGTGGAAGGCGAGTTCGGCGCGACGTACGCGGGCGAAGGCGTTCGGGTGGGCGTGCGGGGAGCCGACGAAGACGTAGTCGATACGGCGGTGGTGGCCGGGCTGGCGGACCAGGCGTTCGATGTCCTCGGCCGCGTTCGGGTTGTCGCAGGACCAGGTGTGGCCGGGGCCGGAGCCCGCGACCTCCCAGGCGTCGTGGAAGTGCGTGCCGCGCCCCGAGAGGGACTGCCGGCCGGTCAGGTACCGGATGCAGGCCGCGTCGGGGCCCGCGTTGAAATCTCCGGCGATGATCGTGGGCAGGGTGGTGCGGTGCCGGGCGTCCAGGTCGCTCAGGCCGATGGCCTGGCGCTCCCGTTCGGCTTCGGCTTCGAGACGGAAGGACAGGGTGGGGGCGATGAACAGGACCTCCTCACCGCCTGTTTCGGCCGTCGGCACGCGCGCCGCCAGCGTGAGCCAGGGAACGTCGGGGGCGTTCGCACCACGCTGGTCGAGGGTCTCGATGATGCGGTGCGGCTGCCGCGTCGCGATCGCGGTGCCGCCGTAACGGTCCACATGGGGTGGTGCTGTCGCGGCCGTCCGCGACTGGTGGGTGCCGTGCAGCCCGGTCCCGTCGAGCAGGGCGGGCAGCTGGTCCGGCAGGACTTCCTGAAAGGCGACGAGATCCGGTGCCAGCCGCCGCAGTTCGGCGTTGATCAACGCGGCTCGTGCGGTGGCGTCGCCACGGTTGTTCCATACGTTCAGTGTCACGACGCGCAGATTCGTCGCCATCAGGTTCCTCTCCTTCGGTTCCGGGGCGGGCCGGTCCTTCGGTTCCGGGGTGCGCCGGTCCTTCGGCTCTGGGGGGCCGGGTCTCCTTCAGGGGTTCCGGAGCGCGGTGATGTCGAACTCCAGCGTCACCTCCGGGCTGATCAGGGCCCTGGTCACGGCGTTCCAGTTCACACCCCAGTCACCGCGGTCGACCGTGACACCGCCCCGGAAGCCGACCCGGAAGTCGCCTCGCGGCCCGGTCGTGCCGACCAGCAACTCGACGCCGGCCGACACCGGTTGGGTCACCCCGCGAAGGGTCAGGTCCCCGGTGACGGTGAAGTGCGTATCGTCGGTCCGCGCCACCCCCACCGAGCTGAACGTGATGTCCGGATGGTTCTCCACGTCCAGGAATTTGCCGCGCAACAGGTCGTCGCGCTGCTTGCTGCCGGTCTGGATGCTCTGCGCCCGGATCGCGAGCCGTACGCCGGACCTCGACGGGTGGCCGCCGTCCAGGTGCACGGTGCCCCCGAACTCGTCGAACTGCCCGCGCACCCTGGTGGCCATCGTGTGCCGGGCGACGAACCCGATCCGGGTATGGGCGATGTCGATGACGTAGTCGCCGGTCAGCTCGTCGAGCCGGGTCGTCGGGGTCATCCGAACTGGCCGGGGGTGTAGTCGCCCGCGGGCTGCTGGGTGATGACGTTCATGCGGTTCAGGGCGTTGATGAGGGAGATGAGCGCCACCAGGGCGGCGAGCTGGTCCTCGTCGTAGTGCTTGGCGGCGTCCGCCCAGGCCTCGTCGGTGACGCCGCCCGCCGCGTCGGCGATGCGGGTGCTCTGCTCCGCCAGCTCCAGGGCGGCGCGCTCGGCGGGGGTGTAGACCGTGGCCTCCCGCCAGGCCGCGACGAGGTTGATACGGACCGCGCTCTCCCCTGCCTCGGCGGCCTCCTTGGTGTGCATGTCCACGCAGAAGCCGCAGCCGTTGATCTGGCTGGTGCGGAGGAGCACCAGTTCCCGCGTCGTGGCGGACAGCGACGATTCCTTGATCACCTTCCCCGCCGCGGCGAGATGCTTCACGGCCTTGACCGCGACCGGATTGGTGTGGATGTCGAGACGGGTTTCCATGGCGATCTCCTTGGTGGGCGCGGCGGTCGTCCGCCGCGTTCGAGTGCGTCCCAGCAGTACGACGAGGCAGCGCGCCGGAATGTGAGGTGGCGCGGCCCACGTCACATTCCGGAGGACCGGTCCGTCGTACTGGTGAGCCAGTGAGTGAGCGCCAGACGCGCCCGAGGGAGCAGCTACACCATGAGGACCCAGCCAGAGCCGACCGATCCGACCGATCCGACCGAGCCGACCGAGCCGGCCGACCCGGCTGCGCCGACCGATCCGACCGACCCGGGCCTGAGCGCCGTCACGAGCGAGCGGCGGCAGCTGATCAATCTCGCGTACCGGCTCCTCGGCTCCCTCGCGGACGCCGAGGACGTCGTACAGGAGACGTACGCCCGTTGGTACGCGATGTCCCCGGAGCGGCGCGCGGCCATCGAGTCCCCCGGCGGCTGGCTGACGCGGGTCGCCAGTCGCGTCTGCCTCGATCTGCTGGGCTCGGCGCGGGCGCGGCGGGAGAGTTACGTGGGCGAGTGGATACCGGAACCGGTGCCCGACCACACGGAATGGGCCGACGGGCGTGGCGGCGGCGCGACGGCCGACCCGGCCGACCGGGTCACGCTCGACGAGTCGGTCAACATGGCGTTCCTCGTCGTACTGGAGTCGATGACCCCGGCCGAGCGCGTCGCGTTCATCCTGCACGACGTCTTCCGTTACTCCTTCGCCGAAGTCGCGGAGATCGTCGGCCGGAGTCAGGGGGCGTGCCGTCAGCTGGCCTCGTCGGCGCGGCGCCGCGTCCGCGCGTCGCACGACGCCGTGGCCCCGACTCCGGCGGCTAGGCGCGCACGCCTCGTGCGGGACTTCAAGCAGGCGTGGGAGGCGAAGGACATCGAAGCCCTCATCGGGCTTCTCGACCCCGACGCCCTGGGGCTCGCCGACGGCGGAGGCCTGGTCAGCGCGGCGCCGCCCACGGGAGGCAGCGAGAGCATCGCGCGCGTCCTGGTCGCCCTCACCGGCGCGGCGAGCGATCTGGCGATCCTGGAGCGGACGGTCAACGGCCAGCCCGGCCTGGTGGTCCAGCAGGGCGGCGCCACCATGGCGGTGATCGCGTTCGACTTCGCGGGAGACCGGATCAAGGGCTTCTGGGCGGTACGGAATCCCGAGAAGTTGCAGCCTTGGGGGGTGTGCTGAGGCCACCCGTGGCGCGCCGGGCGCAAGAGGAGACCGGGGCACGGGAGGAGCCGGGCAGGACAAGAGCCCCGGTCGGTCACCTCCGCCGACCGAGGCTCTCTCTCTGCCCCCGGACCCGACCGCGGCGGCGACACTCCCCCGAGCTACGCGCGTTGCGCGAGTACCGGCGGGTCAGGTCCGATGTAGTGATCACATCAGATCCCGCCAACAGATCGCTAACATATGGCCAACGGTCGGCTGATAAGCGACGTTCGGTACGGGGAGACGGCGTGAGTGAGCGGGGCGAACTGCGGGCCGGGCAGGGAGGCGGACCGTGGCGCGGGCAGGAGTGCGGGGCGGGGCCTGGACCGAGGCCCGGTGCGTCGGACGGGCTGCGGTTCGGGCTGCTCGGGGCGCCTGTTCTGTACGACGCCACGGGCGAGCCGCGCCCGGTGCGCAGCGCCAAGGGGCGTGCGCTACTGGCCGCGTTGCTCCTGGAGCCGGACAGGGCCGTCCCGCTCGACGCCCTCAAGGACGCGCTGTGGGGAGGCTCCCCGCCCGCCTCGGCGCGGGCCTCCCTCCAGAACCACGTGACGCGGCTGCGGCGCCTCCTCGACGACCCGGAGCGGCTGCACGCGGTGCCGCCGGGGTACCGACTGCGGGTCGGCGAGGGCGAGTTGGACGTCCGCGTCTTCGAACGCCGGGTCGCGCGGGCGCGGGCCGCGCACGCCGAGCGGGACTGGACGCGGGTCGTCGACTCCGCCTCGGACGCGCTCGCGCTGTGGCGCGGGAGGCCGCTCAGCGGCCTGCCGGACCCGTTGGCGGACCACTTCCTCGTACCGCGCCTGGAGGAGGCGCGGCTGCTCGCCCTCGAATGGCGCTACGACGCCGAACTGGAACTCGGCACCGGTCTCGCCGCGCTCGCCCCCGAACTGGCGGCGCTGGTGGCCGAACACCCGCTCCGCGAGACCTTCCACCGCCAGCTGATGCTCGTCCTGCACCGCACGGGCCGTCAGGCGGAGGCACTGGCAGCCCACCGCGAGCTGCGCCGCAGGCTGGTGGAGGAGCTGGGGGTGGAGCCCGGGGCGGCTGTACGGGACGCGCATCAGGAGGTGTTGCGGGGGCGTCGCGAGGGAGCGGGTGGTTCTCGGGGTGCGGGGCCGTCAAAGGGGCGCTCCGAGGGACTGCGCCTCGAGGGACGGCGCTCCGAGGGACGGTGCTTTGAGGGACGGCGCTCCGAGGGACGGCGATCCGTAGATCGGTCCGTAGACCGGTCCGTGGATCTCGTACGCCGGTCCGCGCACCGCAACATCGGCTACGCCCACCTCACCCTCGGCGAACCGGCCGCCGCCCTCGCGCACTTCGAGGAGAGCCTGCGCGGCCACGGCGAGTACGAGGACTGGCACGGCGAGTCCCAGGCCCGTCTCGGCCTGGTCCGCGCCCTGCGGGGCCTGACCCGGGTGCAGGACGCGACGCGTGAGTGCGCCGCGCTGCTGGACCGCGCCGAACACCGAGGTGACGCCCGTATGACGGGCCTGGCCCGCCACCAGCGGGGACTCCTCCTCCGGGCGGAGGGGCGCGACGAAGAGGCGTACGAGCAGTGGCGGTCGGCGCTGGCGGCCCTCGACGGCACGGACAGCGAGGTGACCGACGAGCTGAGGACCCTGCTTACGGCGGACTGAGCACTCCGCTCACCTCGCTCACTCCACTCACTTCGCGTCGGCGTAGCACTCCACGACGGCCGTCGTGAAGGGAAAGCGGACCGGCGTGTCCCCGAAAGCGATCCGGCCCGCGAGGTCCCCCGCCTCGCGCACCGCGCGGGCGACCGCGTCCGCCTCCTCGGCGGGGCAGTGCACGATGACCTCGTCATGCTGGAAGAAGACCAGCTCGGCCCGCATCCCGCCCGCGGCGATCGTCCGCCGCAAGGCGGCCAGCATCAGCAGCGCCCAGTCCGCCGCGCTGCCCTGCACCACGAAGTTGCGGGTGAACCGGCCGCGCGCCCGGGCGTTGGTCGACGCGTACCCGGGAGTGAACTCCCCCTCGGAAGAAGGGAGTCCGTCCGCGGCCGGCGGGCCCTCCTGGGGAATGCCTGCCTCGTCGTCCTCCCCGGCCCCGGCCGCCGGCGGGCTCGTCCGCCCCAGCCAGGTCCGTACGAGCCGTCCTTCCTCGCCCGCCTTCGCGGCCTCGTCCACATACGCGACGGCCAGCGGGAAGCGGCGGCGCAGCGCGGCCAGGTTCTTCAGGCCGTCGCCCGACGTCTGTCCGTACACGGCGCCGAGCAGCGCGAGCTTCGCGTGCTCGCGGTCGCCGGAGAACGCGCGGTCCGACAGCCGCGTGTACAGATCCTCCTCGCTGCCCGCCACCTCCATCAGGCCCCGGTCCCGGGAGATCGCCGCCAGCACCCTCGGCTCCATCTGGTCGGCGTCGGCCACGACGAGCCGCCAGCCGGGGTCGGCGACCACGGCCCTGCGGATCACCTTCGGGATCTGGAGCGCCCCGCCGCCGTTCGTCGTCCAGCGGCCGCTGACCGTGCCGCCGGGCGTGTACTCGGGCCGGAAGCGGCCGTCCCGCACCCAGTCCTGGAGCCAGCTCCAGCCGTGCGCGGTCCAGATCCGGTACAGCTTCTTGTACTCGATCAGGGGCCGCACCGCCGGATGGTCGATCTCCTCCAGCTCCCAGCGACGCGTCGACTTCACCCTGATGCCGGCCTGCGCGAACGCCTTCACCACGTCGGCGGCCAGATCCGGGCGGACGCGACGGCCGAACGCGGCGGACACCTCGTCCGCCAGCTCGGCGAGGCGGCGGGGCTCACCGCCGCCCGCGTACCGCTCGCCGAGCAGTTCGGTCAGGAGCGCGCGGTGCACGTCGGCGCGCCAGGGCAGGCCCGAGGCGTTCATCTCCGCGGCCACCAGCATGCCCGCCGACTCGGACGCGGTGAGCAGGCGCATGCGGCCGGGGTGGGCGGCGGCGTCGTGTCTTCGCTGCTGGTGCGCGTACACCTCGACGAGTTCTTCCAGGGTGACGGGGGTGCCACCCGGGCGGGGCTCGAAGAGGGAGTCCTGGGAGCCGGGCTCTGCGGCGCGGGGCGGGGGATCGGGGGGTACGGGGCCGTTGCGCAGGCGGGCCAGGGCGGCGGCCGCCGAGCGGGGCTCGCCGAGGCGGCCCTCGTGGCCGAGGAGCAGCAGCTCGGCGGCCTCGATGTCGTAGCACCGCTCGACGCGGGCGCCCGCGTCGAGCAGACGGGGGTACAGCGCGGGGGTGGACCGCCACACCCATCGTCCGACGTCACTCCGCTTCCGCACGGCCTCGGCGAGGTCGGCCTCCCGGACGACGGGCCCCGCGGGCAGGCCGTCGCCGCCGAGGGGGACGAGGTCCGCGCCCCCGCCCTCGACTGCGGCGATGGCCCAGCGGTCGGTCATGAGGGGAGTGTGGCATCGGGGTCTGACATCGGCTGGCGGGGCGCCTTGGGCGGGGGCTCGCCTCGGCCCCGGTTGCGGGAATCCGGGTACGCGGGCGGTACCGCGCTCCCCCTCCCGGGGTGCCTCCTTCCGTGCGCCCCCCGGTCCGGGCGCCCCGCTCCGGGCGCCCCTAGCGGACGCTCCCGGCGTGCGCGGGCCGACGGGCGCTGGGAGGCTCGGGCCATGCGAGTGGCGCTGGCTCAGACCGACTGCGCCCTGGGCGAGGTCGGGCAGAACCTGGAGACCGCGCGGGACCAGGTGGACCAGGCCGCGGCCCAGGGCGCCGACCTCGTCGTGTTCCCCGAACTGAGCCTGCACGGCTACCACCTGGGCGGACTCGAACGGGATACGTCCATCACCACCGACGACCCCCGGCTCCTCGCCCTGGCGGGACCCGGCGGCCCGGACGTCCTGGTCGGCCTGCACGA
This window contains:
- a CDS encoding endonuclease/exonuclease/phosphatase family protein, whose translation is MATNLRVVTLNVWNNRGDATARAALINAELRRLAPDLVAFQEVLPDQLPALLDGTGLHGTHQSRTAATAPPHVDRYGGTAIATRQPHRIIETLDQRGANAPDVPWLTLAARVPTAETGGEEVLFIAPTLSFRLEAEAERERQAIGLSDLDARHRTTLPTIIAGDFNAGPDAACIRYLTGRQSLSGRGTHFHDAWEVAGSGPGHTWSCDNPNAAEDIERLVRQPGHHRRIDYVFVGSPHAHPNAFARVRRAELAFHKPVDGIWASDHYGVVADLEVGVIAHS
- a CDS encoding YceI family protein translates to MTPTTRLDELTGDYVIDIAHTRIGFVARHTMATRVRGQFDEFGGTVHLDGGHPSRSGVRLAIRAQSIQTGSKQRDDLLRGKFLDVENHPDITFSSVGVARTDDTHFTVTGDLTLRGVTQPVSAGVELLVGTTGPRGDFRVGFRGGVTVDRGDWGVNWNAVTRALISPEVTLEFDITALRNP
- a CDS encoding carboxymuconolactone decarboxylase family protein codes for the protein METRLDIHTNPVAVKAVKHLAAAGKVIKESSLSATTRELVLLRTSQINGCGFCVDMHTKEAAEAGESAVRINLVAAWREATVYTPAERAALELAEQSTRIADAAGGVTDEAWADAAKHYDEDQLAALVALISLINALNRMNVITQQPAGDYTPGQFG
- the sigJ gene encoding RNA polymerase sigma factor SigJ → MRTQPEPTDPTDPTEPTEPADPAAPTDPTDPGLSAVTSERRQLINLAYRLLGSLADAEDVVQETYARWYAMSPERRAAIESPGGWLTRVASRVCLDLLGSARARRESYVGEWIPEPVPDHTEWADGRGGGATADPADRVTLDESVNMAFLVVLESMTPAERVAFILHDVFRYSFAEVAEIVGRSQGACRQLASSARRRVRASHDAVAPTPAARRARLVRDFKQAWEAKDIEALIGLLDPDALGLADGGGLVSAAPPTGGSESIARVLVALTGAASDLAILERTVNGQPGLVVQQGGATMAVIAFDFAGDRIKGFWAVRNPEKLQPWGVC
- a CDS encoding bifunctional 3'-5' exonuclease/DNA polymerase, translating into MTDRWAIAAVEGGGADLVPLGGDGLPAGPVVREADLAEAVRKRSDVGRWVWRSTPALYPRLLDAGARVERCYDIEAAELLLLGHEGRLGEPRSAAAALARLRNGPVPPDPPPRAAEPGSQDSLFEPRPGGTPVTLEELVEVYAHQQRRHDAAAHPGRMRLLTASESAGMLVAAEMNASGLPWRADVHRALLTELLGERYAGGGEPRRLAELADEVSAAFGRRVRPDLAADVVKAFAQAGIRVKSTRRWELEEIDHPAVRPLIEYKKLYRIWTAHGWSWLQDWVRDGRFRPEYTPGGTVSGRWTTNGGGALQIPKVIRRAVVADPGWRLVVADADQMEPRVLAAISRDRGLMEVAGSEEDLYTRLSDRAFSGDREHAKLALLGAVYGQTSGDGLKNLAALRRRFPLAVAYVDEAAKAGEEGRLVRTWLGRTSPPAAGAGEDDEAGIPQEGPPAADGLPSSEGEFTPGYASTNARARGRFTRNFVVQGSAADWALLMLAALRRTIAAGGMRAELVFFQHDEVIVHCPAEEADAVARAVREAGDLAGRIAFGDTPVRFPFTTAVVECYADAK